The proteins below come from a single bacterium genomic window:
- the xseB gene encoding exodeoxyribonuclease VII small subunit, producing the protein MEEKIKFEEALGELEGIVRKLEQGGLPLEESLAAFEKGMKLSKTCFKKLNEAQRKIEILTKDEQTGKITATPFSSDQEIESEEENAGKEEELPF; encoded by the coding sequence ATGGAAGAAAAAATTAAATTTGAAGAGGCATTAGGAGAACTGGAAGGGATTGTCCGAAAATTAGAGCAAGGTGGCTTACCATTAGAGGAATCATTAGCCGCTTTTGAAAAAGGAATGAAACTGTCAAAGACCTGCTTTAAAAAGTTGAATGAGGCACAACGCAAAATTGAAATCTTAACTAAAGATGAACAAACAGGAAAAATTACGGCTACCCCTTTTTCATCCGACCAGGAAATTGAATCTGAAGAAGAGAACGCAGGGAAAGAGGAAGAGTTACCATTTTAA
- a CDS encoding PHP domain-containing protein — MLKIFNTDLHIHTCLSPCGDLDMTPKRIINTAKSKKLDIIGICDHNSAENVLISKKIGKTFEITVIGGIEITTSEEVHLLALFDNDDDLLKLQELVYENLPGVNDENAFGLQLVVNENDEIVRHNQRLLIGATKLTIEKCVEAIHSLNGIAIASHIDREGFGIIGQLGFIPEGLELDAVEISPNITKDKLTVKKFPVITGSDAHFLADIGKTWTQFSLKEPVVKEIKKALLKTTLKI, encoded by the coding sequence ATGCTTAAAATATTTAATACAGATTTGCATATCCATACCTGCCTTTCTCCTTGTGGCGACCTGGATATGACACCAAAACGAATAATAAATACGGCAAAGTCAAAAAAATTAGATATAATCGGTATCTGTGACCATAATTCAGCCGAAAATGTCTTGATTAGTAAAAAAATTGGCAAAACCTTTGAGATAACGGTTATTGGGGGAATTGAGATTACAACATCAGAAGAAGTACATCTATTAGCCCTTTTTGATAATGATGATGACCTACTAAAATTACAAGAACTTGTCTATGAAAACTTACCAGGTGTAAATGACGAGAATGCCTTTGGATTACAATTAGTGGTTAATGAAAATGACGAAATTGTGAGGCATAACCAGAGGCTTTTGATTGGAGCAACTAAATTAACGATTGAAAAATGTGTTGAGGCAATTCATTCGCTTAATGGCATTGCCATTGCCTCACATATTGACCGTGAAGGATTTGGAATTATTGGGCAATTGGGCTTTATTCCAGAAGGGTTAGAATTAGATGCTGTCGAAATATCGCCAAACATAACAAAGGATAAATTGACAGTAAAAAAATTTCCTGTAATTACAGGCTCTGATGCCCATTTTTTAGCGGATATTGGTAAAACCTGGACTCAATTTTCACTAAAAGAACCCGTGGTAAAAGAAATAAAAAAGGCTTTATTAAAAACTACATTAAAGATTTAG
- a CDS encoding ATP-binding protein, which produces MEDLSLHILDIVENSIRAGAKRVKIKIDENLKKDVLKIEMNDDGFGMDEETVKKATDPFFTTKKARKVGLGLSLLAQAANECDGKFEIKSKKGIGTKITASFKHSHIDRKPIGDMKQTIMTLIAGNPEIDFFYQHKKENLTYSLDTNKIKADLDEIPINNVEVLKLIQKDLMEDLK; this is translated from the coding sequence GTGGAAGATTTATCATTACATATTCTGGATATAGTTGAAAACTCAATTCGAGCCGGGGCAAAAAGGGTCAAAATAAAGATTGACGAAAATTTAAAAAAAGATGTGCTAAAAATCGAGATGAATGATGATGGTTTTGGAATGGATGAAGAAACGGTTAAAAAAGCCACAGACCCGTTTTTTACGACTAAAAAAGCACGAAAGGTCGGTTTAGGGCTTTCATTGCTTGCTCAGGCGGCGAATGAATGTGACGGTAAATTTGAAATAAAATCAAAAAAAGGGATTGGAACTAAAATTACCGCGAGTTTTAAACATAGTCATATCGACCGCAAACCCATCGGCGATATGAAACAAACAATAATGACGCTCATAGCCGGGAATCCAGAAATAGATTTTTTTTATCAACATAAAAAAGAAAACTTAACTTATTCTCTGGATACGAACAAAATAAAGGCAGATTTAGATGAAATCCCAATAAATAATGTCGAGGTGCTAAAACTTATCCAGAAAGACCTTATGGAAGATTTAAAGTAA
- a CDS encoding alpha/beta hydrolase — MTNYQLPVTNYQLPVTNYQLPVTNYQLPVTNYQLPVTNYPFAGYEI, encoded by the coding sequence ATTACCAATTACCAGTTACCAGTTACCAATTACCAGTTACCAGTTACCAATTACCAGTTACCAGTTACCAATTACCAGTTACCAGTTACCAATTACCAGTTACCAGTTACCAATTATCCGTTTGCAGGTTATGAAATCTGA
- a CDS encoding argininosuccinate synthase, protein MKKVVLAYSGGLDTSVMIKWLKDNYDVLVIAVAVDLGQGENFDKLHSKAISSGADKIYIEDVKDEFINQYIFPTLKANAVYEGKYLLATSLSRPLIARKLVEVAKKENADTAAHGCTGKGNDQVRFEVTISSLAPELKILAPARIWEFKSREQEIEYAIKHNIPVQVTRESPYSIDKNLWGVSIECGPLEDPWVEPPEDAYQITTAQSPPEPTYLEIAFEKGIPVKLNNEEYASVKLIQRLNEIGGKYGIGRVDIVENRLVGVKSREVYEAPAATILFEAHKALESLVLDRETIHFKEIISLKYAELIYYGLWYSPLKSALDGFVEKTQTNVTGKIRVKLLPGKAIVVGRASAYSQYRYELATYSQDDTFDHQAAEGFIKIFGLPYKGIA, encoded by the coding sequence ATGAAAAAAGTTGTTTTGGCATATTCTGGTGGGTTAGATACCTCCGTGATGATTAAATGGTTAAAAGACAATTATGATGTTTTGGTGATTGCCGTAGCCGTAGATTTAGGTCAGGGAGAAAATTTTGATAAATTGCATTCAAAGGCAATATCAAGCGGGGCGGATAAGATTTATATTGAGGATGTCAAGGATGAATTTATTAATCAATATATCTTTCCCACATTAAAGGCAAATGCTGTCTATGAAGGTAAGTATTTATTAGCAACTTCACTTTCTCGACCTTTGATTGCCAGGAAATTAGTTGAGGTTGCCAAAAAGGAGAATGCAGATACTGCCGCACATGGTTGCACGGGTAAAGGCAATGACCAGGTTCGGTTTGAGGTGACAATTTCATCTCTGGCTCCAGAACTAAAAATTTTAGCCCCAGCCAGGATATGGGAATTTAAAAGTCGTGAGCAAGAGATTGAATATGCGATAAAACACAATATCCCGGTGCAAGTAACCAGGGAGAGCCCGTATAGCATTGATAAAAACCTGTGGGGAGTAAGTATTGAGTGTGGTCCATTAGAAGACCCCTGGGTAGAACCACCAGAAGATGCTTATCAAATAACTACCGCTCAATCACCACCAGAACCAACTTATTTAGAAATAGCGTTTGAAAAAGGTATTCCGGTAAAACTAAATAATGAGGAGTATGCTTCAGTAAAGTTAATCCAGAGATTAAACGAAATAGGTGGGAAATATGGCATTGGACGGGTTGATATAGTTGAGAATAGACTTGTTGGAGTGAAGTCACGAGAGGTTTATGAGGCACCGGCCGCAACTATTTTATTTGAGGCACATAAGGCATTAGAATCATTAGTGTTAGATCGAGAAACAATTCATTTTAAAGAAATAATCAGCTTGAAATACGCTGAATTGATATATTATGGATTATGGTATTCGCCATTAAAATCTGCATTAGACGGATTTGTCGAAAAGACACAAACTAATGTTACGGGTAAAATCAGAGTAAAACTTTTACCTGGCAAGGCAATCGTGGTTGGTCGAGCATCCGCATATTCACAATACCGCTATGAATTAGCCACATACAGTCAGGACGATACCTTTGACCATCAAGCCGCTGAAGGATTTATCAAAATCTTTGGTTTACCGTATAAAGGAATAGCTTAA
- a CDS encoding DRTGG domain-containing protein encodes MKIRELKEILEAEILTDTSGLEIEVKMACGADLMSDVLSFTKARALLLTGLTNSQVIRTAEISDMKAICFVRGKKPPTETIDLAKEKNIPLLVTNLPMYESCGRLYQKGLPGCSEIEE; translated from the coding sequence ATGAAAATTAGAGAACTAAAAGAAATTTTAGAGGCTGAAATCCTTACAGATACCTCTGGTTTAGAAATAGAAGTAAAGATGGCTTGTGGCGCGGATTTAATGAGTGATGTCTTATCCTTTACTAAAGCCAGGGCATTACTTCTCACAGGTCTTACTAATTCCCAGGTAATTCGGACCGCAGAGATATCTGATATGAAGGCAATTTGTTTTGTGCGTGGTAAAAAACCACCCACAGAAACAATTGATCTGGCAAAAGAAAAAAATATCCCATTATTAGTTACTAATTTACCGATGTATGAATCCTGTGGTCGATTATATCAAAAAGGATTACCCGGGTGCTCAGAGATAGAAGAATAA
- a CDS encoding (2Fe-2S) ferredoxin domain-containing protein produces MPKLRVDDLKKIKKDYQTTATLREGGYRAKITVHMGTCGIAAGARKVMTSLMDEVAKRNVKDIIVTTSGCAGLCSREPMATVELIGKSPVKYVELDAEKIIKILTQHVLGEKIVEEYAFVMGSETTY; encoded by the coding sequence ATGCCAAAATTAAGGGTAGATGATTTAAAAAAGATTAAAAAGGATTATCAAACAACCGCAACATTACGGGAAGGTGGTTATCGGGCAAAAATAACAGTTCACATGGGAACCTGTGGTATTGCCGCCGGGGCAAGAAAAGTGATGACCTCTTTGATGGATGAAGTTGCAAAAAGAAATGTAAAAGACATTATTGTAACTACCTCAGGTTGTGCTGGTCTGTGCAGTCGTGAACCAATGGCTACGGTTGAATTAATAGGAAAATCACCAGTTAAATATGTGGAGCTGGATGCAGAAAAAATAATCAAGATACTAACTCAACATGTCCTTGGTGAGAAGATTGTCGAAGAATATGCCTTTGTTATGGGTAGTGAAACGACTTATTAA
- the nuoE gene encoding NADH-quinone oxidoreductase subunit NuoE → MEKECQCAKKVEITQEQWAKIDGIIAKYKDKPGALIPVLEQVQGVAGFLPEEVQHHIAERLNLSSSMVYGVVTFYSFFTMVPRGRHLIRVCLGTACYVKRSDEILDKVKQELNVGVGKMTGDGRYSLDSVRCLGACGLAPVVVVDEDTYGAVDSVKIMEIVNEYK, encoded by the coding sequence ATGGAAAAAGAATGTCAATGTGCAAAAAAGGTTGAAATAACCCAGGAACAGTGGGCAAAGATTGATGGGATAATTGCTAAATACAAGGATAAACCAGGTGCTCTTATCCCGGTATTAGAACAGGTACAGGGCGTAGCCGGATTTTTACCCGAAGAGGTCCAACACCATATCGCGGAGAGATTAAATCTTTCCTCATCTATGGTCTATGGTGTCGTCACTTTCTATTCATTCTTTACAATGGTGCCCAGGGGAAGACATTTAATCCGTGTCTGCCTGGGAACAGCCTGTTATGTAAAAAGAAGTGATGAGATTTTAGATAAGGTTAAACAAGAATTAAATGTAGGAGTTGGGAAAATGACCGGAGATGGAAGGTATTCGCTAGATAGTGTTCGCTGTCTGGGAGCCTGTGGTTTAGCACCAGTGGTAGTAGTAGATGAAGATACCTATGGAGCAGTTGACTCGGTTAAAATTATGGAGATTGTGAATGAATATAAATAA
- a CDS encoding CBS domain-containing protein has product MDAKEKISVIQELAYELKVGEVMKKEVITVSPNNLIADLREILRDNRISGTPVVDKGKLVGIISLEDFIKCLLDGEMEIPVSQKMTQSIQTLYEDEPLIHAINKFEKLNYGRFPVVARENGKLVGIITKGDIIHGLLQRLENEYYEEEIKRLRASHFFEDIIADESRIILQYNIVGNDFKRAGESSSRLKKTLTRLGIRPQVIRRLTIASYEAEMNIVIFTSQGKIITNIQPSQIKLSAIDSGPGIPDVEQAMQPGFSTAPDWIREMGFGAGMGLANIKKCADEFSINSKVGQGTQIEIIINLE; this is encoded by the coding sequence ATGGATGCAAAAGAAAAAATTAGTGTAATTCAAGAACTGGCTTATGAATTAAAAGTTGGCGAGGTAATGAAAAAAGAGGTTATTACTGTTAGTCCGAATAATTTAATCGCTGACTTGCGTGAAATTTTGAGAGATAACCGTATCTCAGGAACACCGGTTGTAGATAAAGGTAAATTAGTTGGGATTATTAGTCTTGAAGATTTTATTAAATGTTTATTAGATGGAGAAATGGAAATCCCTGTTTCACAAAAAATGACTCAATCTATACAAACTTTATACGAGGATGAACCACTTATCCACGCCATTAATAAATTCGAGAAATTAAATTATGGAAGATTTCCGGTAGTTGCAAGAGAAAATGGTAAATTAGTTGGGATTATAACCAAAGGAGATATTATTCATGGGCTATTGCAAAGATTAGAAAATGAATATTATGAGGAGGAGATTAAGCGACTTCGAGCAAGTCATTTCTTTGAGGATATTATTGCCGATGAATCAAGGATAATTTTACAATATAATATTGTTGGTAATGATTTTAAGCGAGCGGGAGAGTCATCAAGCCGTCTCAAAAAAACACTGACACGATTAGGTATCCGTCCGCAGGTAATTCGTCGGTTAACTATTGCCAGTTATGAAGCGGAGATGAATATTGTTATTTTTACATCTCAAGGCAAGATTATCACTAATATTCAACCCAGTCAGATTAAGCTTTCCGCGATAGACTCTGGACCTGGCATACCTGATGTTGAACAAGCAATGCAACCCGGCTTCTCTACCGCACCAGATTGGATTCGAGAAATGGGTTTTGGTGCAGGTATGGGACTTGCCAATATTAAAAAGTGTGCTGATGAATTCTCCATCAATTCAAAAGTAGGTCAAGGAACTCAAATTGAAATTATTATAAATTTAGAGTAG
- a CDS encoding serine kinase yields MKLKEIVEKLNLEVKSAPEMLDKEVTGGYVSDLLSDVMANAREGNIWVTLQIHQNIVAVASLKEIRGIILVNNRQPDEDTLQKAIHEKIPILVSKLSTFELVGKLYQLPITS; encoded by the coding sequence ATGAAGTTAAAAGAAATAGTTGAAAAATTAAATTTAGAGGTTAAATCTGCACCGGAAATGTTAGACAAGGAAGTTACCGGCGGCTATGTCTCTGACCTTTTATCGGATGTGATGGCAAATGCCAGGGAAGGAAATATCTGGGTAACTTTACAAATACATCAAAATATCGTGGCCGTGGCTTCCTTGAAAGAGATTAGAGGGATTATCTTGGTTAATAATCGTCAGCCAGACGAAGATACACTACAAAAGGCAATCCATGAAAAGATTCCTATTTTAGTCAGTAAATTATCAACTTTTGAGTTAGTAGGGAAATTATATCAGTTACCAATTACCAGTTAG